The Candidatus Pelagibacter sp. IMCC9063 genome has a window encoding:
- a CDS encoding NAD-dependent epimerase/dehydratase family protein gives MRKKVLILGSEGQVGAHLKDYLKNKNYSVLEFDIATSKFQDLRKFRNKKLANLIRQSSFIYFLAFDVGGSRYLNKYQNTFGFVSNNILLMQNTFELIRKYKKKFIFASSQMSNMNHSNYGVLKSVGEKYTKILGGITVKFWNVYGIEKDLTKSHVITDFIIKALTKKKISMLTNGNEEREFLYAEDCCRGLEIIMKKFDSIIKQKNYIDLTTFKSTKIINIAKIIKTLLKKMNLEISIVPSKNKDIVQMNKKNKADKYFLKFWKPKNSIQEGIEEVLKYYITQYKKNI, from the coding sequence ATGAGAAAAAAAGTACTTATATTAGGTTCTGAAGGGCAGGTTGGGGCTCATTTAAAAGACTATTTAAAGAATAAAAATTATTCTGTTTTAGAGTTTGATATAGCAACATCCAAATTCCAAGATCTTAGAAAGTTTAGAAACAAAAAACTGGCTAACTTGATTAGACAGTCCAGTTTTATTTATTTTTTAGCTTTTGATGTGGGTGGTTCTCGCTATTTAAACAAATATCAAAATACGTTCGGCTTCGTATCCAATAATATTTTACTTATGCAAAATACTTTTGAATTAATCAGAAAATATAAAAAAAAGTTCATTTTTGCTAGTAGCCAAATGTCAAATATGAATCATTCTAATTATGGTGTTCTCAAGAGCGTTGGTGAAAAATATACCAAAATCTTAGGTGGTATAACTGTAAAGTTTTGGAATGTTTATGGAATTGAAAAAGATTTAACCAAGTCACACGTTATTACAGATTTTATTATTAAGGCATTAACCAAGAAAAAAATATCAATGCTCACAAATGGTAATGAAGAAAGGGAGTTTTTGTATGCAGAAGATTGCTGTAGAGGATTAGAAATTATTATGAAAAAATTTGATAGTATTATTAAGCAAAAAAATTATATTGATTTAACAACATTTAAGTCAACTAAAATTATTAATATTGCAAAAATTATCAAAACATTGTTAAAAAAAATGAACTTGGAGATTTCAATCGTACCTTCAAAAAACAAAGATATTGTTCAAATGAATAAAAAAAATAAAGCAGATAAGTATTTTCTAAAATTTTGGAAACCTAAAAACTCTATCCAAGAAGGAATTGAGGAAGTTTTAAAATACTATATTACGCAATATAAAAAAAATATCTAA